TTTCGTCCCGAGCTTGCCGCCGCCGCCGGCCGCGATGGCGACGTATTGTTTGCCGTTGATTTGGTAAGTGCTGGGCGTGGCGTAACCGCCGGCGGGAAGTTTGTATTCCCACAAAACCTTGCCCGTGTATTTGTCGAAGGCGCGGATTTTCTCATCGGGCGTCGCGGCGATGAAGATAATGCCTCCCGCCGTCAGAATCGGTCCGCCAAAGTTCTTTGCGCCGGTGTTGCGAATGCCTTTGGCCGCGAGCCGGGGATACTCTCCGAGCGGTACTTTCCACAGGATTTCGCCTTTGTTGAGATCAACCGCGTTGAGCGTTCCCCAGGGCGGCGAGATGGCTGGAGCGCCGTAAGGATCCTCGAAGAACGGCGCAATCTGGGCGTAACGTCCTTTTGAACCCACCGAAGCCACATCTTGCGCGTCTTCGGCGTTGCTTTCGAGGTAAGCGAGAAGATCGTCCAGTTGCGCGGGGGTAAAGTGGTCGAACGACGGCATGATTCCGCGCCCGTAGCGAAGCACGGTTCGGATCTCCTCGGACTTGAGGCGCAGGCGAACGTCGCTCAATGGAGGATAGAGCGGCGGGTTGCCCTGGCGATTGAAACCGTGGCACGGAGTGCAGGTCGTGTTGTAGATCATTGCGCCTCGCTGAACGGGCGTGGCGGTGGCCAGGTCAAGTTCGGCCAGCGGTTTCAACCGATTGATCGTGGGCGCTTCGTTCGCGTTCACGTAAAGAACGCCCGTGGCCGGATCAAATGCGCCGCCACCCCATTCGACGCCGCCCTGGTGGCCCGGAGTCGTGATGGTGCCGCGGAGCGATGCCGGAGTGTAAAGGAAACCCGTTTCATGCTGCTTGAACTGCTCCAGCGCGGAGGCGCGCGATTCGGGCGTGACGTTGGTGAGGTCGGCCTCGAACGTGGCCAACCGAACGAGCGGCGGCGGTTTCGAGGGAAACGGTTGAGTCGGCCAGGCTTCTTCGCCAGGCACTTTGGAAACGGGAACGGGACGCTCTTCGACCGGAAACACCGGTTGGCCCGTGTCACGATCCAACACGAAAGTGAGGCCCATCTTGGTGAGTTGGACGGCGACGTCGCGGCGTTTGCCGTCGATGTGGACGGTGGCCAGAATGGGAGCGGGAGGGTTGTCGTAATCCCAAATGTCGTGGTGGACCGTCTGATAATGCCACTGGCGGCGGCCCGTTTTGGCATCGAGCGCCAGGACGCAATTGGCGAAAAGATTCATACCTTTGCGCGTGCCGCCG
This genomic window from Verrucomicrobiota bacterium contains:
- a CDS encoding pyrroloquinoline quinone-dependent dehydrogenase, with amino-acid sequence MIRSGRVLRITTACSNRGNEALSISDFGFRISDLKKRAAVRCDDFQNTLSGQALSSVALFLTAFVLLSDSACLAAAPNGEWRDRFDNYADWAIYQGDKKANQYSTLSQINSTNAHRLQVAWEYRHGDPNGPSMYSNPIVIDGLLYFTTPKVNAVALDAATGKEVWIFESARYNAGNRVFRGRNRGVVYWEDARREKRRIFNFVKDRVYAIDAKTGALIESFGEGGFIDLRKNLPVDPARASIEVTAPGIIYRNLLIVGSRVPEENDSTPGDVRAYNAETGAFEWIFHTVPLKGEFGYDTWQWQEGETYGGANPWGGFSLDEQRGWVFCATGCGAGDFIYGGTRKGMNLFANCVLALDAKTGRRQWHYQTVHHDIWDYDNPPAPILATVHIDGKRRDVAVQLTKMGLTFVLDRDTGQPVFPVEERPVPVSKVPGEEAWPTQPFPSKPPPLVRLATFEADLTNVTPESRASALEQFKQHETGFLYTPASLRGTITTPGHQGGVEWGGGAFDPATGVLYVNANEAPTINRLKPLAELDLATATPVQRGAMIYNTTCTPCHGFNRQGNPPLYPPLSDVRLRLKSEEIRTVLRYGRGIMPSFDHFTPAQLDDLLAYLESNAEDAQDVASVGSKGRYAQIAPFFEDPYGAPAISPPWGTLNAVDLNKGEILWKVPLGEYPRLAAKGIRNTGAKNFGGPILTAGGIIFIAATPDEKIRAFDKYTGKVLWEYKLPAGGYATPSTYQINGKQYVAIAAGGGGKLGTKYGDSILAFALPGL